The following are from one region of the Corylus avellana chromosome ca1, CavTom2PMs-1.0 genome:
- the LOC132167458 gene encoding GDSL esterase/lipase At4g10955-like isoform X1, whose amino-acid sequence MPSRKKIKKIEEQDFHISGPVHLTRAAAWTNPDQGRCIIASLVQGVYCLEYDRLRVLQGKRHRHGAQALAPPWWESIHFRLFRVLEDVDGSIIGAIYEYEHEHPPSPQNPDVPRYVIAFRGIIRKRRIILKDLTSGLGWVLNELQRRSSRFHCAMHEVQQRVAVAGAQNVWLAGHSLGAAIAMVVGKNMVIKKNCLLKTYLFNPPFVGIPIDSLINDEKLKQGIRFASTGVKAILINAVALAGDLHHQQRHDHDSFAAVSRWQPYLFVNKNDPICAGYIDYFRKREEMKQSGAETERIAEKSSIVSLFSSAVFGGDLEASHLLPSAHVTTNTGSTPDVEQAHGIDQWWDRFLISESMLYQYHPH is encoded by the exons ATGCCTTCTCGTAAGAAGATTAAGAAGATTGAGGAGCAAGATTTCCACATTTCGGGACCTGTACATCTCACACGTGCTGCTGCCTG GACAAATCCAGATCAGGGAAGATGTATCATTGCCAGCTTGGTTCAGGGAGTCTACTGTCTAGAGTACGATCGCCTGCGAGTACTCCAGGGGAAGCGCCATCGCCATGGAGCTCAAGCTCTTGCTCCACCCTGGTGGGAATCCATCCATTTCCGATTGTTTCGTGTTCTCGAAGATGTTGACGGCTCCATAATCGGCGCCATTTATGAGTACGAGCATGAGCATCCACCTTCTCCCCAAAATCCAGACGTCCCAAGATATGTCATTGCCTTTCGGGGCATAATCAGGAAAAGGCGCATCATTTTGAAGGACCTGACGTCAGGCCTCGGGTGGGTCCTTAACGAGCTTCAACGGCGCTCCAGCCGCTTTCATTGCGCAATGCACGAGGTCCAGCAGAGGGTTGCTGTTGCCGGAGCTCAAAATGTGTGGTTGGCCGGACACTCTCTGGGGGCAGCAATTGCAATGGTTGTCGGAAAGAACATGGTGATCAAGAAGAATTGTTTGCTTAAAACATATCTTTTCAATCCACCATTTGTAGGCATCCCCATTGATTCGCTGATCAACGATGAGAAATTGAAGCAGGGCATCCGCTTTGCAAGCACCGGCGTCAAGGCAATTCTCATCAATGCTGTAGCACTAGCAGGTGATCTCCATCACCAACAAAGACATGATCATGACTCTTTTGCTGCGGTATCTCGCTGGCAACCTTACTTGTTCGTGAACAAAAATGATCCAATTTGCGCAGGGTATATTGATTACTTTCgaaaaagagaggaaatgaAGCAGAGTGGAGCTGAAACTGAAAGGATTGCAGAAAAGAGCTCCATTGTGAGTCTATTCTCAAGCGCAGTGTTCGGAGGAGATTTAGAAGCATCGCATCTTCTTCCCTCGGCGCATGTAACTACTAATACGGGTTCAACGCCAGATGTCGAGCAAGCTCATGGAATTGATCAGTGGTGGGATCGTTTTCTTATCAGTGAATCCATGCTCTATCAGTATCACCCCCATTGA
- the LOC132167458 gene encoding GDSL esterase/lipase At4g10955-like isoform X2, with translation MPSRKKIKKIEEQDFHISGPVHLTRAAAWTNPDQGRCIIASLVQGVYCLEYDRLRVLQGKRHRHGAQALAPPWWESIHFRLFRVLEDVDGSIIGAIYEYEHEHPPSPQNPDVPRYVIAFRGIIRKRRIILKDLTSGLGWVLNELQRRSSRFHCAMHEVQQRVAVAGAQNVWLAGHSLGAAIAMVVGKNMVIKKNCLLKTYLFNPPFVGIPIDSLINDEKLKQGIRFASTGVKAILINAVALAGYIDYFRKREEMKQSGAETERIAEKSSIVSLFSSAVFGGDLEASHLLPSAHVTTNTGSTPDVEQAHGIDQWWDRFLISESMLYQYHPH, from the exons ATGCCTTCTCGTAAGAAGATTAAGAAGATTGAGGAGCAAGATTTCCACATTTCGGGACCTGTACATCTCACACGTGCTGCTGCCTG GACAAATCCAGATCAGGGAAGATGTATCATTGCCAGCTTGGTTCAGGGAGTCTACTGTCTAGAGTACGATCGCCTGCGAGTACTCCAGGGGAAGCGCCATCGCCATGGAGCTCAAGCTCTTGCTCCACCCTGGTGGGAATCCATCCATTTCCGATTGTTTCGTGTTCTCGAAGATGTTGACGGCTCCATAATCGGCGCCATTTATGAGTACGAGCATGAGCATCCACCTTCTCCCCAAAATCCAGACGTCCCAAGATATGTCATTGCCTTTCGGGGCATAATCAGGAAAAGGCGCATCATTTTGAAGGACCTGACGTCAGGCCTCGGGTGGGTCCTTAACGAGCTTCAACGGCGCTCCAGCCGCTTTCATTGCGCAATGCACGAGGTCCAGCAGAGGGTTGCTGTTGCCGGAGCTCAAAATGTGTGGTTGGCCGGACACTCTCTGGGGGCAGCAATTGCAATGGTTGTCGGAAAGAACATGGTGATCAAGAAGAATTGTTTGCTTAAAACATATCTTTTCAATCCACCATTTGTAGGCATCCCCATTGATTCGCTGATCAACGATGAGAAATTGAAGCAGGGCATCCGCTTTGCAAGCACCGGCGTCAAGGCAATTCTCATCAATGCTGTAGCACTAGCAG GGTATATTGATTACTTTCgaaaaagagaggaaatgaAGCAGAGTGGAGCTGAAACTGAAAGGATTGCAGAAAAGAGCTCCATTGTGAGTCTATTCTCAAGCGCAGTGTTCGGAGGAGATTTAGAAGCATCGCATCTTCTTCCCTCGGCGCATGTAACTACTAATACGGGTTCAACGCCAGATGTCGAGCAAGCTCATGGAATTGATCAGTGGTGGGATCGTTTTCTTATCAGTGAATCCATGCTCTATCAGTATCACCCCCATTGA